GAGAGACCCAACATGACCACCCACTTTTGGGCCGCACTGCTTATCATGCTCAGCGTTTGTAGCATGGCGGCGTTAGCGAAGGAACAGGGACATGGCAAGATCAGCCTGGGTGGCGAGATCGTTGAAACGCCGTGCGGCATCGCTGGCGAAAACGTGGATCAATCCGTCGATTTTGGTCTGATTTCGATGAGAGACGCGGCACAAGGTGCCCAGCCGGTGCTAGTGGGTAGCCGCCGCAACGTTGAGATCAAGCTAATAAATTGCGAGTTGGCAAGCAGGGTAAGACCCGGCCTTCTTTATCGCACAGCCAATATCACTTTTGATGGCATAGCTGACAGCCTAGACCCCGAATTACTCGGCGTTTATGGCGAGGCACAAGGGATCGCCATTGAGTTGTTGAACAGCACGGGCGCTCCCATCCCACTTGGCAGCACCACGGCGGATTACCTGAGTGTCGCTGGCGATAATACGCTGCGCTTCGGTACTCAGTTGCGCATTCATCCTGATAAGGCGCGGGCAGGCAGGTTCAGTTCGCTGGCTAGGCTCACCTTGTCATATCTTTAGCCGATTTCCCGCCAGCATCGCCAGCAGGCGCTGCCTGACGAAATACTTACTCAGGTCATACCCAATGACCTGCTATTAGACGCGGATTTACCTTGAGTGATTATTTTATGACGTCAGTACCGACACGGAAAAAATTACCCATCATCGTCATGCTATCTTCCCTCTGGGTGCGTTCGGCATTTGCG
The sequence above is drawn from the Serratia symbiotica genome and encodes:
- a CDS encoding fimbrial protein, whose product is MTTHFWAALLIMLSVCSMAALAKEQGHGKISLGGEIVETPCGIAGENVDQSVDFGLISMRDAAQGAQPVLVGSRRNVEIKLINCELASRVRPGLLYRTANITFDGIADSLDPELLGVYGEAQGIAIELLNSTGAPIPLGSTTADYLSVAGDNTLRFGTQLRIHPDKARAGRFSSLARLTLSYL